TCTTACAATAAAACAAACTAACACACCACCATTGTCACCTTTTTTTCCTCTCCTTTTTTGTGTAgcaatttaaaatagttaaacatttaatggtataattaaaatagaataaagtgTGGACAGGACCAAATCCTGAATGAACCCCACCATCCAGCCTTGCTGCCACCCTATTTGCATGCTTTTGTTCATTTCTCTCTGACACCCTTTCCTTCATTCATTCTTCCCATTCACTCACCTCTATCTATCTGTTCATCTCCCATTCTTCTCTCCTCCATTTTCTCATCCAAATCCATCACAAACCCTTATAACAAACACCTCATCTGCATATTCTCAAAAACTTTCACCCACTTCAAACAACTCAAACACATCAATGGCAGTTGAAGCTCGTCACTTTAACATCTTCCATCCTCAACAACTCATACCCAATAGGTGAATACATCTCTTCtcaccctttttcttcttttctgtttcatcaccataatgtttttctttttcttttttctcttctgatgAACCTGCAGAGAAACCTTAACCAACCCAATGGATGCCACCATCATGAACATGTACGCCACGCAAACGGGTTTGGGTTTGGGTAATTACTCGATGCTGCCTCTCTCCGGCACCACCACCGCGTCGGAGACATTTCTTCCGCCGCCTCACTTCAGCTCTCTACTCCAGAAACCCGCTGTTTTGGAATCCGACAACAGTACTCTCTCCTACAACAACAAGGTTGTTCCCGTTTCCAGAAAACGCTCCAGAGATTCCATCCACGACAACAATTTCCCTTTCCATCCATACCCTCAGAAGAAAACCGATTCTTTCTCCTTCCTTGGCGAAGACATTTCCTCTCACATCCATCGTCAACAGCTCGACCTCGATGCCCTCGTCTCCCACCACGTAATTCACTTACCCTTCTCTGATTTCATCGAAATTTcaggtttttgaaaaataaatcactTTCCCGAGTTTTTTCATTGGGGTTTTGTTTAATTAGTCTCCATTTTTATCCCCTTAACTTGTCCGAATTTGCCAAACACAACACTCTAAATACTTTTCACAAAATTCAACCGTGCAAAACACTACTTTTCTAGCCCATCAGCAATGATCTTAGCATggtttttaattgtaataatgCACATCTTCGATATTGATTACTTTTTTCTGGGTCTTgtaattttgaagtttttttacTGTGAGAGTATTTGATTTAGTGAATGAGTAGCATTAACTGATGTAATTTGGAATGTCTGCAGATGGAGAAGGTTAGGATGGAgttagaagaaaagagaaagcgGCAAGCTAGAAGATTGATGGAGAGCATTGAGGTGGAAATGGCGAAGAGGCTGAGAGCGAAagaagaagagattttgaagaTAGAAAAATTGAATTGGGTTTTGGAAGAGAAAGTGAGATCACTGAGCATCGAGAATCAGTTTTGGCGCGACCTGGCTCAGACCAACGAGGCCACCGCCAATGTCCTCCGCACCAATCTCGAGCAGGTCCTCGCCCAGGTAGCAGCGCCACCGCACACGGCTGATGAAGATGCGGAGTCGTGCTGCGGGAGCAGCGACGAGGGGTGGCGTACGTTAGCCACCGGGGCGCAGGACAAGGAAAAGGAAGGTTGCAgcgaaataaaagaaaatattattattaataataataataataataaaaacaaatataacgaTAATGGAAAAAGCGGTGGGAAGAGATTGTGCAGAAAGTGTGGGGAAAAGGAATCGTGCGTGCTAATCTTACCGTGCAGGCACCTATGTGTCTGCACAGGTTGCGGGTCTAGTTTAGACTCTTGTCCTGTTTGTAAATCCATAAAAAATGCCAGTGTTCATGTAAACATGACATTATAATCATCATTAATTTCTCAAAatgaaattagaagaaaaaagattaatttttaatttcatctattttttattttctgcaaattttgctttgttttgaatGAGAATGAATGAGTGTGGTGAGTCACGAGATTTGGATGAGAAGACACGACATGAAGTGGAGAGACATGGAATCTTAAAAGTCATGATTAAAAATGAGGATTTAGATTATGAAGTGAAATATCTTAGATTATGGGAGAGGGGTAAAAGAGTAAAAAAGCGAAGGAAGAGTGTGGGACCCAACGCGCACCTACCCGACAGCTACTGATAGTACCCCAATAGAGAAACTAGGTAGTGAGCGTGAATGTGGCGCGTGGAGTCAACGAGTAGGTGAAAGCGAAAGGTGTGCGGCAAAATCTGACACGTAGGACGCGCGCAAATGTCGCTGTTGGGTGAAGAGTGGCTGCAACAGCAATTTCTCTGTCTTCTTTTATGCGCGACCAGAGTGTTGGGGACCCACGCACCTGGGGCCAAAAGCCTAAGCACAAAACGACACCGGAACTGGTTGTTGgctaaaaaaataatacgataaataaataatattttttagaaaaaagaagaaataaataaaaggacGCAGGAGTGTCTGGGAATCTGCGAAGGGTAATTATTGTGAAAGCAATGCATTGATTCCGAATAGGTGCAGAAAACGACGGCGTTTTCCTGGTGCAtcgttttttatataaattataattttactgaatcttgaaataatttttattaatttatttattattattactgtgTGTGGGTAGAAATAGGATAGGGTAGTTGGGATTTCACGGCACCCAGTTAAAATAAGGTAAGGCTGTGATGGCAGATTGAGTCGTctgtgttattattattacctctttctttttttcaactcTCTGTGTCTCTGCTCTGACTCATTCCGAATTTCCAAGTTCCACCTTCaacaaaacatcaaataaacactaaaaaaatactGCAACGTTTCCTTGTATTGTGTGCTACGAACCACTGCCTTACATTAAGTGTCTTAGAATtactttttatctattttattttacaataaatcacttttttttgatatatttctttaaactttacatttcttaaagaaattattgtatacaaaaataatagaactaataaatactaaaaaattttaaattttaaatttaacttaatcatAATCAAACttgtaaatttgatttattttcacttatatAGTGGATACTCACCTCCTCATCTCTGATGAATGACATCtccaacatttaaaaaaaaaaaattcgaagttttgtataataatttaattattgttttaatacttaaaattgtatttgtattttttaaaacttcctTCTTACAGTGtccttctaaaattttaaaatgatatgtattgaaattttatttttattctgaaaATATCAGATAAATATTTCGAAACCAAATTTAGAGAGGGAAAAGAATCAcgtaaagaaaatataaggaTAATGTGGGAAGAGGATAATTAccatcataaataaatatcaaattgaatatataaattaattaaaatttatgacgttattgtcaattatttttttaaagtcttttaaACAGGAATTTCTATGTCTAGATTCTTCCGCTcctaaaaattacttttatttttcaaactttgtttttctggaaaaaatgggtgaaaagaaaatgcctgatatttttaaaaagttaaaggtaataaataaaaataatcataaataatttcaataatgttataaaataaaaataatcaaaatactCTTTATTGCAAAATAAGTCTCTATTGAAAATATCACcatttaaattacttaattttattttaaatatcctaagatcattatattattttaaatgataaactTATGTTTACGTAGCtggtataaaataattataaatagacaaaaaatatttatacaaattataacCTAATAATATAAGTGAAAATCAGTTTTCGtttcaatttttcacttttacttataataatatataagtgtaaAACACTAATAAATTGACAGAGTAATTAATACTatcaagatttttttaaaaaataataaaactataaagaagttattaaaaatatttgaatgatattttcttaatttacttGTTTTACAAAGCactatttgtttatattttaataatctattCTAGATTTTGATAAGGTAtgtatttattatgatattattttggTATGATATTGTATATGGTAAGAatcataaaagtatttttttaaattgatagtgtgacttaaataataaaattaaaactttaaagtataGATAGAAGTTTTATAAgacgagttttattatttttcatattatctctttaaaaatatttttttttagaatttttttctttcctctaaGTATTTTACTTGGGTAATCTGTTTAAAAATTAGAGGATGTTAAAGTGATCAATAGGACAAAGTCTTCTAGTCTAGCCAAACaattcttttaaaagtgtaAGTTAGTCTCACTTCTTTTCTCTAGTTTCACGTTTTTCaatgtatttgaataattttccaCTGTATGAGTCATTCAAGCTTTCCTTTAGGTTCTTTGTTGATTAGTGGTTATAATTGTATACCTTAATCATGATTCCACGTTTTGTAGAGCTCTCTAAGGTGAGAAAACAGCTTTAGGTTCCTTTTAGGATCCTTCAGTCATTTAATTAGTAAAGGAAGCAAAATACCTCTTTTGTATTATGTTAATGCCCTCATAATTTATGTTAGAGTTTGATTACTGAGATTTAGCTTGTGGAGATTTTGCTGTGTTGTGGTGCAATTGCTTGAACTTGACCTATATGTGTGGTATTTGATATTGGGAGATGATTGTAATGAATGCTTGTTGTATATTGCCAGTTTTTTACCATTTGAGTTGTTGCAATTGAGGTTGTAATTGGTTAAGAACTGTTGTTTAACCTTGAAGTAGTGGAAGGTGAAATTTTTTGCTAGTCTTAGGTTTAATTTGGGTTTTAATATTGAGAAGTGATTTTGGAGTGGTTTTCACCACACACAGGGCAAATCTCCCATGAATTCGACATCAATTCGTATATTTGGATGGTTGAAACTTAAGGTTGAtgagattaattttgtattgcttgatttatattatgaatgtagtattattgttttaaaatgtatgtATGTTTTATTAGTACTTTATCTATCTTTGTTTGTTCATGTGTATGtctattttctcttttgcaatgatcattgTAACGATTTGGGCTTAAAGGATGTCTCTGGTGAGCAAGAGCCAACTGGTGGTAGAGTTGAAGCTTAGAGTATGAcgttttgttgttctttttggGTTTGTAAAATTTATAGTACACTTTTGGTTCGATGTAATATATCTTCTTGTAGTGTATGacaatgtatataaatatatcttactatttatattattttagatgattGTAATGACAATTATATGTCTTTTCTTGAATCaacagttttattaaaaatgtaatatatctTTTTGAACACTatgaaagtttataattaacaatcattaattatactaattagtaattataaaaaatctcACAACCTTCTAAAGAAAgtttattgatatattattcACTACCAAGTGTTGAGAAGGATTTTCCCAAAATCAACCAAAGAGTTTGATTGTGTTATAAGTTTTGTGCtgtgaatcttttgaaaattatttgtcACTCACATGCTTTCATTATCTAGTATTTTAATGGTTTAATCATTCGCAAGGTCCATATTTTGTGTGAGAATCTTAAAttggtcattttcttttttcgcGTCTCGGATtcttattttgtgaaaattacAACAATTACACCATTGTCGTTAAATTGGGCCAAACAACATTATAATTAGGTTGACGTGGCATGGTCATCTTAGTATTTAAATGGCGTGGCTGACATAGGGCATTATATGGATTTTAgttgttttcaaataaaaaagttgggaaaacttctaatttttataaatccctaattgcttcaatccctaataaaagagaaaaacttcGTTCTACATCTTATTCAAAGGTGTTCGTTGCTCTTGAAGTAAGAGAGGTTTGAAGATGACTCGTGCTCGTCTTGCTCAAGTATTGTGGATTGAATTTGTTCGTCTTGCACGAGAAAAATGAATTGATGTGtttgggtgtgtgtgtgtgtacttgtgtgcgtgtgtgtagGCATGTGTGCACATGtctgtattttataatttgtgtgtgtgtctgtgattgtgtttttgtgtatgtgtgcgcatatgtgtgtgcgtgtgtttgtgtgtgcctgtatgtgtgtgtgtatgcgTGGGCATGAGAACATCTGACGTGTTTAGGCATGTGTGTGCgcatgtgtgtatgtgtttgtgtgtgtgtgtcgtGGGTGTTGTGGATGTGTGCGCATTCGTGTGTGTATAGgcatatatgtgtgtgtgggcATGTGTGGTGGtggtgtgtgtgtttttgtatgtatatatacgTGTGTAGACGTGTATTTGTATGTGCAAAACtctcattaatttaaattgatcttACACTTAAAAAGATGTATcacttatattaaattaataaatgtgttttatcTCTCGTAATTACTacactttttaattaatattgaaattcatacctaatattttaataataccaATTCCCaacaatttatttaagtattatttaattgtttcaaactttttaatattttgcaaGTCATAATtccttattaaatttatttcatccAATCTTCTAGTTTTTTCTATATCCTTTCACATCATTCCTAACTTCTTTTTTAGTAATATCACATTTATTATGAGAATAATGTGTGAAATACCAACAAGCAAACAacttggtgttttttttttataatttttttaatatttatttggatCGTGGTAAAATTTTTAGGTTATGAATCAATAAcgtaatattttatcataacttATCACTctctaaataaatttatattcttatgatgaaattttaattttgaaaatataagaaatatattatattaggaaagttgtcattttatttcataaatttttctaAATACGAGATAAAATGTgatagaatattaaaattttattgcgtcttaattttttaaatgtaaataataaataaatacttttttagtttattcaaataccttctttttatttttatttttctttatcatgtttttatGACATTGTCAATaatataattgaagaaaacttCTCAAAGTTTTTTAAGAAGAGtttgatattttcaaattaatgttattttcaaGATTTTCATGTGAGGAGCTTATTGTATTCTATAATGTCTATAATTTATGTAACACTCCAAAAAGatagtaataaattatataaaagagttaTCTCAACGATAATAAGATAGAacaattaaatgttaaatataaagtataattttacaGTCAttcaaaataaccataaaatttaaactttatatacaactAGTCTATTAtcaaaactatttacaatacTATTCTAACTAGTCTATGCTGCTGCATCATCTTCGTCCAAAGCTTGTTCCAGAAAAATCTCCTCTCCCTTTGTTCACATCCacaagatgatcattgcaaagaaaaaaaccacacatacaaaacacaatcacaaatagaagggtaagctagatataaaagaattcatGCATTAATGTAACATACAACATACACATAAGTATTCATACAAGATAAACTAATTcaaacatcctaacatgttacGACCTAAACTTGATCGTCTGGACTTATAATGATTGTCGAACTATGGTGGGTTGTGCACttatggtggcctctactgctttgcaaagccattgtcaacgggtttcaccctatcacactcacaaggttagtttgtttGGGGCCTTAAGGCATACTAGAAGTTATGGAAGAAGGATTTGGATGATTCTGGTGGTGGAAGCAATCAACCGAATCTTCTTCTCTGATTGGACAGTAGCAGCATGCAACAATAGAAGTTGTACTTGGCAACGCAACGGAATGGATTgaagaatgatgatgatgaacgGAGGAAGCATAAACTATGGGAGTCACTCTTCAAATGCtgtttgataacggttgaaaaatcgttatttttatacttaattttgatacttaatgcaccctgttttacttagaaacttgcttggactcatgattttgctttagttttgtgaataattaAGTTGatgttatactttatgattttatcacaaaattcccttgattttgtaggttattggaatgatttgaaagaagggttgaagtattaaagagttgcagtgtagaaaagtcaacagtcaatcaaaaaagtcaacagtcaaccagTCAGccaaaatgctgaaaagtcaacaagAATGCAGTTTTTCAGAACCGCTGGTGGCGCTGAGTGCCAgtccagcgttgagcgccaatTTTCTCACcattttttcactgttttgcgCTTGGACGACACCGCTAGGCGTCATTCTGAATGTTGCACCTATTGCTGTAGCGCTGAGTGCCAGAGACGCGAGTTTTGGGCcaattttctgttatttttatgatctagttttgggcctggacccgttttctgttatttttatgccttATTTAAAGATCAGAACGtcttagagaatgtatcttttaacggcttaggcacagaaacacacttttcacccctttaggGGAAAATTTGGGGAATTgacaactctcattttctctttctagggtttctatctcttatGTTCCATTGTAtgcctagtttctccatgacgatggagaattaatctcatttgttattggggaagatgtaacctctaaactctcttgtatttgaatttttcttgaatatatatgctttctttcattaattgttagagatattcttctttacTCAAATGTTtggcataaatcttatgatttgtaagtATCATGAGGAGATATCGCACTCTTAAGGTAGGTGGATTTGGGGAaggtgacaactctcctcttctctccctaAGATTGGTATCATGAGATATCTACAACTCACGATctggggaattctcttgataataatattacctatacataggaataggacgataaattgctttaagcttctgtgcactgaaatgcatgactaattgctagggagactagacatagtaaactagtaattgggagtaggctctcttcgccgagacatcgggtttagagtaatttagaaagttgcattaacaataatgaagaagatgaattcgtttatgcatgtGAGTGATTAAGTGAAATATAAACCCTAGTaccatactcatctcatattatcaacatcatccattcacttttgtgtttaacctcaattgatcaaattgcatgcatatttacttttattgttttgcattcaaaaacctcaaaatattgttcttatagtcttgattggttaagcaaaagcacaattgtttagtgCCGTTAGTTTCTTGGGAAAaagatacttggtcttaccacttattattacttgatacgattcggtacacttgccggagtcttaacagTGTTCGGTGGCTGGATTGAAGCAGAATTGATGACTCGGTGATGAAGATAAGGTTGTGACAGAGGCAGATTGAATCGAACAGTGATTCACTGATGAGAAACTAATGAAGCGGTGTAGGGGAAAATTAAACCAAGGTAGATGTTTAGGTGCTGAAATGTGATGCAAATGGTGTAGAGGAATGCTAGGAATGGAAGCCTAGCTAGGGAGAGAGGCTAGAGGAAACTCTCAAGCTCTCTCTCGGTGACCTTCAATAAGAAGAATGTTCTGGAAAAAATCAACAGAAATCaattcttcattcaaatcaaagGTATTTTTACAAATGGGCAGTTTGGTATTTAAAGGAAACTCATTGCCTCTAGTCAAGCCTCTTCTTGGCTGAATGTTGACTAAGATACAAGGAGTAAGTGCCTAGCTGTGCAAGTGTGAAGAAAACATGAAGAGCCATGTGGAGATCTCTTGAGTCTGTTGAACCATTTTTGAAGTTGCTGGTTGCACATGAAAGGTGTTGGATGCACGTGGAAGATCACAGTTGGTGTGCACTGGGCACAAAACCTTCCTCGATGAGCGTCAGGCTTCATATGGTGCTAAATCATGCCTTTTTCTCCTTTGCTTCTCTTGGCTAAACAAGCTCCTTGGCTGGTTGTTCCATGACCTCCTACAAAACAACAATTACAAGTATTTATTGGTTAGAATCTTTCTAAGGCTTagagagaaacaagaaaaagcTTGTAAAAGTCCTTCcttacttccctttcttagccttagcataagttgatactcctttgaatggaatgtCCTAAATGTGTTTCCATCGggaagcccccaagactaagacctcctgctactccacTAAACATGAATCGATCCTCTCTACtcgagaatgaaagaccattggagtttcaagataacccccaagactgagcacCTGCGTTCATTCTAAACAAACTTGAATCTCACTAAGAGATTCCATATTGAAACTTACCACATCACTTTGAGATCATAATTTATTCCCATTTAAATACTAAATCAAAACTTTGATACTTATATAACTCAATACATATTCatacataattcaaaaataagtCACCACATCATTCAAATCCAACAATAAGAATTAAGAAAAGAGTAAACTAAAAATCTAGaccattcgctcagcgcatACCCTCGCTGAACGAAACCCACCAAACAGTGGATTAAACCCTTAACTCACTCGCTCAGCGCATCCCATTCGCTATCCAAATAAAATTGACAGTGCTCCCAAACCTCAACAACTCGCTCAGCGCATACCATTTGCTAAGTGAAAGTCCTTAGACAGCAAACCCACATCTACCACCACTCGCTGAGCGAATCCACTCGCCCAGCGAATTTGCATAATTCTACAACAACaaatctgcagaattatgcaaccTACACCAAATTTACCAATTCCAACtattttcccaacttctaacttTCCTAAATTGTGTTATATAACTACTTTTACTCATCTAAGGATGTCTAAGCACTTCTAACCTAAATTTAAACAAGGACACTCAAAGTCTCACTCAAAAACTCACAAAAAACTCAGCTTAAAGACCCAAAATGAATTCTACCATTTGTGGTACAATTCCAAGCAACTTAGGGACTCTAACAAGTCCCAAATGTTGACCATTTGCACATAGAACTACAAACTCAATTTTTCACTACCTTACTTCCTCTAAATTGAGTTCTAACACAAGTAGAACCCTACCTCATTACCAGCACACCCTCCTAACTCAATTCTTTAATAGTTCCAAATGTTTAAACAAACTTAAACCAATTCATAATATACCTCAACTACACCAAACCAGTCCAACAACCTCTTTCTCACCATTTCACTACTTCAAACCTCCACTTTTGACCACACAACCTAAGATAAAGatttcttttctcatttgaCTGTCAATTTGCACAATTCAATTCATCAACATTAATTCCAACATCACACACATAAATACAACATATTTCAACGTGAATCAACAACCATCAACATACAAAGCATGCATTTCACTCATTTACTATAAACACAATACCACATTTTCTAGCTCAAACAGTTTAACTATCATAAACCATCAAACTCACACCAcatatttctattaaaattagttatctagcttcccttaccttagagAAACGCAACACTACTCTAGAAAACCCTGATTGATTCTTGCACCGCAAGGAAACTCTACAAAAACCAACAActcaccaattggtgataggAAACCAACCTCAGGACCTAATTGAAGTCAATAATTGAAAGGAAATGCTACTTCATACATGCAAACAGAATCCATTGCATGATCAAGCTTCAAGAACTCATGAAGAAAGAGAGGAAACAACTTATCGGCTCGACTCAAGAAATTAATCGGTAGGATTTGTAGCCCTCAACGCTAGGATCGTCTAAACACTTACTGATCATAGAAAAAATGAATGAGGAATAAGAATTTGTAGAGAAAAGTGAGAGAGAACAAAGAGGAAAGAGTTTAGAGAAATAGAcagtgttttagataatgaaacga
This DNA window, taken from Vigna radiata var. radiata cultivar VC1973A unplaced genomic scaffold, Vradiata_ver6 scaffold_227, whole genome shotgun sequence, encodes the following:
- the LOC106753271 gene encoding probable BOI-related E3 ubiquitin-protein ligase 3, coding for MAVEARHFNIFHPQQLIPNRETLTNPMDATIMNMYATQTGLGLGNYSMLPLSGTTTASETFLPPPHFSSLLQKPAVLESDNSTLSYNNKVVPVSRKRSRDSIHDNNFPFHPYPQKKTDSFSFLGEDISSHIHRQQLDLDALVSHHMEKVRMELEEKRKRQARRLMESIEVEMAKRLRAKEEEILKIEKLNWVLEEKVRSLSIENQFWRDLAQTNEATANVLRTNLEQVLAQVAAPPHTADEDAESCCGSSDEGWRTLATGAQDKEKEGCSEIKENIIINNNNNNKNKYNDNGKSGGKRLCRKCGEKESCVLILPCRHLCVCTGCGSSLDSCPVCKSIKNASVHVNMTL